The following coding sequences lie in one Arthrobacter sp. SLBN-122 genomic window:
- a CDS encoding shikimate dehydrogenase: MSLRAAVLGHPISHSKSPALHLSAYGQLGAGISYTAIDVTEELLPSFMRQIRHQPGWRGLSVTMPLKTAMLDEVDEVRGVAQTLGVVNTVTFEESAGGTRVVGSNTDVTGIVNALCHAGTPAAPSAVILGGGGTAASAVAALKELGTGTVQLFVRDTSRTADVRAAADSLGVALEVHSLTEAARPTSEADVVVSTLPPRAADGLAAELAALKTPTPGVLLDVAYDPWPSLIASVWQAGGGRVVPGLEMLLYQAVEQVRLFTRRGEDVNAAVIDVMCDAVGLARRAF, from the coding sequence ATGAGCCTGCGGGCTGCCGTCCTGGGCCACCCGATCAGCCACTCGAAATCCCCGGCGCTGCATCTGTCGGCGTACGGGCAGCTCGGTGCAGGGATTAGCTATACGGCCATCGACGTCACGGAGGAGTTGCTGCCGTCCTTCATGCGCCAGATCCGCCACCAGCCCGGCTGGCGCGGACTCTCGGTCACGATGCCCCTGAAGACGGCGATGCTCGACGAGGTGGACGAGGTCCGGGGAGTGGCACAGACCCTGGGTGTGGTGAACACCGTTACGTTCGAGGAATCAGCCGGCGGTACCAGGGTGGTGGGCTCCAATACGGACGTCACCGGCATCGTCAACGCCCTTTGCCACGCCGGGACCCCGGCAGCACCTTCGGCAGTCATCCTGGGTGGGGGAGGGACGGCTGCTTCGGCGGTCGCTGCCCTGAAGGAACTCGGAACCGGAACGGTACAGCTGTTCGTCCGCGATACGTCACGGACAGCGGACGTCCGGGCGGCCGCCGACAGCCTGGGCGTTGCCCTCGAGGTCCATTCCCTAACGGAAGCCGCCCGCCCCACGTCGGAAGCCGACGTCGTGGTTTCCACCCTGCCGCCGCGTGCGGCAGACGGACTCGCCGCGGAACTTGCTGCGCTGAAGACGCCGACGCCGGGTGTGCTGCTCGATGTTGCCTACGATCCCTGGCCCAGCCTGATTGCCTCGGTATGGCAGGCCGGCGGCGGCCGGGTAGTGCCCGGCCTGGAAATGCTGCTGTACCAGGCCGTTGAGCAGGTGCGGCTCTTCACCCGGCGCGGGGAAGACGTTAATGCAGCTGTCATAGATGTGATGTGTGACGCAGTCGGCCTTGCCCGGCGGGCGTTCTGA
- the mltG gene encoding endolytic transglycosylase MltG — MSPANIDDASGPLDTGAGRPLTRKELRAREKTHTGGQDTVPEHAYETGDVPPAPAAPPAVAPPAAEPSFAPLPGARDVPAAPEAPPSIQDEQHPDTSHANDAAADAPHPLESHDDVEHHAAVEHHDDVAYGDSVAYRADEVQYAGVHHEADLHHGAGAHDYQEVHHDHGHHAAGYHDDGHVDAPHHDVQHHDEHHYGADHGLLPGSSAAQVVPRPSKKVRRRRRLLALFLTLAVFVIAVAVGAQFLKPLLGNGKPSDFPGPGTGEVQITVESGEGTRSVATDLENKRVVANADTFMQAFHASGATLAPGDYIFKTEMKNADAVNILVGKDKTKVIYFALSAGLRIGESLQSISEGSGISVQQLQALSNQPAQFGLPASAKNLEGYLAPGEYRFPLETPAKDILQALVKATTDELVSQGITDPAKQYEAVIVASIVQAEGGQADYGDVAGAIYNRLKPNDQTGGFLQVDSAVTYGLGTRSFNFTDEQRQDKSNPYNTYANPGLPPGPIGSPGKTAIDAAARPKANDYLYWVTINLDTKETKFAKTLAEHNAYVEQYNAWCQANAGRCT, encoded by the coding sequence GTGAGCCCTGCCAACATTGACGACGCCTCCGGCCCGCTGGATACCGGGGCCGGGAGGCCGTTGACCCGCAAGGAACTGCGGGCACGGGAGAAGACCCATACCGGTGGGCAGGACACCGTGCCCGAGCACGCCTACGAAACCGGCGACGTCCCGCCAGCCCCCGCCGCGCCGCCGGCCGTTGCGCCTCCCGCAGCGGAGCCCTCGTTTGCCCCGTTGCCCGGCGCCCGGGACGTACCGGCAGCGCCGGAAGCACCGCCGTCGATCCAGGATGAGCAGCACCCGGACACTTCCCACGCGAACGATGCCGCCGCGGATGCCCCCCACCCTCTTGAATCCCACGACGACGTCGAGCACCACGCCGCCGTCGAGCACCACGACGACGTTGCCTACGGGGACAGCGTGGCGTACCGGGCGGACGAGGTCCAGTACGCCGGCGTGCACCACGAAGCGGACCTGCACCACGGAGCCGGCGCGCACGACTACCAGGAAGTGCACCACGACCATGGCCACCACGCCGCCGGGTACCACGACGACGGCCACGTGGATGCGCCGCACCACGATGTCCAGCACCACGACGAACACCACTACGGTGCGGATCACGGACTGCTTCCCGGCTCATCGGCAGCCCAGGTAGTGCCGCGCCCATCGAAGAAGGTCCGGCGCCGCCGCAGGCTGCTGGCCCTGTTCCTGACGCTCGCTGTCTTCGTGATCGCCGTAGCCGTGGGAGCCCAGTTCCTCAAGCCCCTTCTCGGTAACGGCAAGCCGTCGGACTTCCCCGGTCCCGGAACGGGTGAGGTCCAAATAACGGTGGAGAGCGGCGAGGGAACCCGTTCAGTAGCCACCGACCTGGAAAACAAGCGTGTCGTTGCCAACGCGGATACCTTCATGCAGGCGTTCCATGCGTCCGGCGCCACGCTTGCGCCGGGCGACTACATCTTCAAAACCGAGATGAAGAACGCCGACGCGGTGAACATCCTGGTGGGCAAGGACAAGACGAAAGTCATCTACTTCGCCCTCAGCGCAGGCTTGAGGATCGGTGAATCCCTGCAGTCGATTTCGGAGGGATCCGGGATCTCCGTCCAGCAGCTGCAGGCCCTCAGCAACCAGCCGGCGCAGTTTGGCCTGCCCGCCAGCGCCAAGAACCTCGAGGGCTACCTGGCACCCGGGGAATACCGTTTCCCGCTGGAAACGCCAGCCAAGGACATCCTGCAGGCGCTGGTGAAGGCCACCACCGATGAGCTCGTGTCGCAGGGCATCACGGATCCGGCCAAGCAGTATGAGGCCGTCATCGTGGCCAGCATCGTCCAGGCCGAGGGCGGCCAGGCCGACTACGGCGACGTAGCGGGCGCCATTTACAACCGCCTCAAGCCGAACGACCAGACCGGCGGCTTCCTCCAGGTTGACTCCGCCGTCACGTACGGCCTTGGCACCCGCAGCTTCAACTTCACCGATGAACAGCGCCAGGACAAGTCCAACCCCTACAACACCTACGCCAATCCCGGCCTGCCGCCGGGGCCCATCGGTTCCCCGGGCAAGACCGCCATCGATGCAGCCGCCCGGCCCAAGGCCAATGATTACCTGTACTGGGTGACCATCAACCTGGACACCAAGGAAACCAAGTTCGCCAAGACCCTGGCCGAGCACAACGCCTACGTGGAGCAGTACAACGCCTGGTGCCAGGCCAACGCTGGCCGCTGCACATGA
- the ruvX gene encoding Holliday junction resolvase RuvX yields MTNPVAAGGYPQGVKLGVDVGTVRVGVAVCDRDSILATPYKTLDRNAKKNSDVRVIAGLAEELGAVQVIVGLPRTMKGEEHASARMAMDYALLLAAEFSRRGLAVPVNLVDERLSSVTAHRNLHEAGMSSRDHRKVVDQVAAAGILQHAIDMQKARGADVGSRVTAPSPSVDQGTGGVDESVRAAPADTAQSSDNGRQQ; encoded by the coding sequence ATGACCAATCCTGTTGCTGCCGGCGGATACCCCCAGGGCGTCAAACTGGGGGTGGACGTCGGCACCGTACGGGTGGGGGTGGCGGTCTGCGACCGAGACTCCATCCTGGCCACGCCGTACAAGACCCTTGACCGGAACGCCAAAAAGAATTCGGACGTGCGCGTCATCGCCGGCCTGGCGGAGGAACTTGGGGCGGTGCAGGTCATCGTCGGACTGCCCAGGACGATGAAGGGCGAGGAACATGCCTCCGCAAGGATGGCCATGGACTACGCCCTGCTCCTCGCGGCCGAGTTTTCACGGCGCGGGCTTGCTGTCCCGGTGAACCTCGTGGACGAGCGCCTCAGCAGTGTCACGGCCCACCGGAACCTGCATGAAGCTGGCATGAGCAGCAGGGACCACCGTAAAGTAGTTGATCAGGTCGCGGCAGCGGGTATTCTTCAGCACGCCATCGACATGCAAAAAGCCAGGGGAGCCGATGTCGGCTCACGCGTGACAGCGCCATCCCCGTCCGTGGACCAGGGGACCGGTGGGGTGGACGAATCGGTCCGCGCCGCCCCCGCAGACACGGCACAATCTTCAGATAATGGAAGGCAACAGTGA
- the alaS gene encoding alanine--tRNA ligase, which produces MKSQEITKRWVDFFVSKGHTAVPSASLVSSDPSLLFTVAGMVPFIPYLTAREEAPYSRATSVQKCIRTGDIEEVGKTARHGTFFQMCGNFSFGDYFKEDAIKFAWELLTTGVDDGGYGLAPERLWVTVYEEDDEAEELWLKNTGVPAERIQRMGKSDNYWHTGQPGPAGPCSEIYYDRGPAYGVEGGPLADETRYIEIWNLVFMQYQIENVRSKVDFDVVGELPKKNIDTGLGMERLAMILQGVENMYETDQVRPVIDKAAELSGREYTSAETPDDPHHTDDVRMRVVADHIRSALMLISDGVTPSNEGRGYVLRRLIRRAVRSMRLLGVEQACLPELLPASRDAMKGVYPVVETDFARISRIAYAEEKAFLRTIASGTARLEDAVRESKAANKPLSGEDAFTLHDTYGFPIDLTLEMAEEAGLKVDEAAFRSLMQEQRQRAQADAKGKKGGHADVSVFQDILAEGETVFTGYTELEGESRVRGLLSAGRQVQQAATGDEIELVLAETPFYAEAGGQAADTGLITGDGFVVEVLDVQRPIKGLSVHKAIVREGEIGADSLVRAAVDRERRHAAEQAHTGTHIVHAALHQILGPEATQRGSFNKAGYLRFDFAWGGGLSTATRSEIEEVSNLAIRNNYAVETKIMGLAEAKAMGAMALFGENYGSEVRVVEIDGAWSRELCGGTHVANTSLIGSLSLLGEQSVGSGNRRVEAFVGMEAFRHLAAERALVTELTDLLKVPSGQLADRISATLAKLKATEKELDRLRKEQLAASAAQLVNSAQDAGGIKVLAHDAGTVSGADDLRGLALDLRNRLGSAAAAVAVAGVANDRPLILVATNEAAREAGVKAGALVRVAAGVLGGGGGGKDDVAQGGGTDAGKVGAALAAVVDAISRR; this is translated from the coding sequence ATGAAGTCGCAGGAGATCACAAAGCGCTGGGTGGACTTTTTTGTCAGCAAGGGCCACACCGCGGTTCCCTCCGCATCGCTGGTCTCCAGCGACCCCTCCCTGCTGTTCACGGTGGCCGGCATGGTCCCGTTCATTCCATACCTCACTGCCCGCGAGGAAGCGCCCTACTCCAGAGCCACCAGCGTGCAGAAATGCATCCGCACCGGCGACATCGAGGAAGTGGGCAAAACCGCCCGCCACGGCACCTTTTTCCAGATGTGCGGCAACTTCTCATTCGGCGACTACTTCAAGGAAGACGCCATCAAGTTCGCCTGGGAGCTGCTCACCACGGGCGTTGACGACGGCGGCTACGGCCTTGCGCCGGAACGCCTCTGGGTAACGGTCTACGAAGAGGACGACGAGGCCGAGGAACTGTGGCTGAAGAACACCGGCGTCCCGGCTGAACGCATCCAGCGGATGGGCAAGTCGGACAACTACTGGCACACCGGCCAGCCCGGCCCCGCGGGTCCCTGCTCCGAGATCTACTACGACCGCGGCCCTGCCTACGGGGTTGAGGGCGGTCCCCTCGCCGACGAGACCCGCTACATCGAGATCTGGAACCTGGTGTTCATGCAGTACCAGATCGAAAATGTGCGCTCCAAGGTGGATTTCGATGTGGTGGGCGAGCTGCCCAAGAAGAACATCGACACGGGCCTCGGCATGGAACGCCTCGCCATGATCCTGCAGGGCGTCGAGAACATGTACGAGACCGACCAGGTGCGGCCGGTCATCGACAAGGCCGCGGAACTGTCCGGCAGGGAATACACCTCCGCCGAAACCCCGGACGACCCCCACCACACCGACGACGTCCGCATGCGCGTGGTGGCCGACCACATCCGGTCGGCCCTGATGCTGATTTCCGACGGCGTGACCCCCTCCAATGAAGGCCGCGGCTATGTCCTGCGCCGGCTGATCCGCCGGGCCGTGCGTTCCATGCGCCTCCTCGGTGTTGAACAGGCCTGCCTGCCGGAACTGCTGCCCGCCTCCCGGGATGCCATGAAGGGCGTCTACCCGGTGGTGGAGACCGACTTCGCCCGCATCAGCCGGATCGCCTACGCCGAAGAGAAGGCCTTCCTGCGCACCATCGCATCAGGCACGGCACGCCTCGAGGATGCCGTCAGGGAATCCAAGGCAGCCAACAAGCCGCTGTCCGGCGAAGATGCCTTCACCCTGCACGACACTTACGGTTTCCCCATCGACCTCACGCTGGAAATGGCAGAGGAAGCCGGGCTCAAAGTTGATGAGGCGGCGTTCCGCAGCCTCATGCAGGAGCAGCGCCAGCGCGCGCAGGCCGACGCCAAGGGCAAGAAGGGCGGCCACGCGGACGTCAGCGTCTTCCAGGACATCCTGGCCGAGGGCGAGACGGTCTTCACCGGCTACACCGAGCTCGAAGGGGAATCGCGCGTGCGCGGCCTGCTCAGCGCCGGCCGACAGGTCCAGCAGGCAGCCACCGGCGACGAGATCGAACTCGTGCTGGCCGAAACCCCCTTCTACGCAGAAGCTGGCGGCCAGGCCGCCGACACGGGCCTGATCACCGGTGACGGGTTCGTCGTCGAGGTCCTTGACGTCCAGCGCCCCATCAAGGGTCTGAGCGTCCACAAGGCGATTGTCCGTGAAGGCGAAATCGGCGCTGACTCGCTGGTGCGCGCCGCCGTCGACCGTGAACGCCGCCACGCCGCCGAACAGGCCCACACGGGCACGCACATCGTGCACGCCGCCTTGCACCAGATCCTTGGCCCGGAAGCCACGCAGCGCGGATCCTTCAACAAGGCAGGGTACCTGCGCTTCGACTTCGCCTGGGGTGGGGGCCTGAGCACCGCCACCCGGTCCGAAATCGAGGAAGTCTCCAACCTTGCCATCCGCAACAACTACGCGGTGGAAACAAAGATCATGGGTCTGGCCGAAGCCAAGGCCATGGGCGCCATGGCCCTCTTCGGCGAGAACTACGGCAGCGAGGTGCGCGTCGTGGAGATCGACGGCGCCTGGTCGCGCGAGCTGTGCGGCGGCACCCACGTTGCCAACACCTCGCTCATTGGCAGCCTCTCCCTCCTGGGTGAGCAGTCCGTGGGCTCAGGAAACCGCCGTGTGGAAGCATTCGTCGGCATGGAGGCTTTCCGCCACCTTGCTGCCGAGCGCGCCCTGGTGACGGAGCTGACGGACCTGTTGAAGGTGCCGTCCGGCCAGCTCGCCGACAGGATTTCCGCCACACTGGCCAAGTTGAAGGCCACCGAGAAGGAACTGGACCGGCTCCGCAAGGAACAGCTGGCCGCTTCCGCCGCGCAGCTGGTCAACAGCGCACAGGATGCCGGCGGCATCAAGGTGCTGGCCCACGACGCCGGCACTGTCAGCGGCGCCGACGACCTCCGCGGCCTGGCCCTTGACCTGCGCAACCGGCTCGGCTCGGCGGCTGCCGCCGTGGCCGTGGCCGGCGTCGCCAACGACCGCCCGCTGATCCTGGTGGCCACCAATGAGGCAGCCAGGGAAGCCGGTGTCAAGGCCGGTGCCCTGGTCCGGGTCGCAGCCGGAGTGCTCGGCGGTGGCGGCGGCGGCAAGGACGACGTCGCCCAGGGTGGCGGAACCGATGCCGGAAAGGTCGGCGCTGCCCTGGCAGCCGTCGTCGACGCCATTTCCAGGCGCTAA
- a CDS encoding DUF6167 family protein, whose translation MKRIVWMGIGVAIGVIAFRKVSQTQSALGPAGLNRAVGQLADGVYDFADAVRAGMRERETDLRTALGVESAELVRR comes from the coding sequence ATGAAAAGAATTGTTTGGATGGGAATCGGCGTGGCCATTGGAGTCATTGCCTTTCGCAAAGTGAGCCAGACCCAGTCCGCGCTGGGGCCGGCAGGCCTCAACCGTGCTGTGGGGCAGCTCGCCGACGGGGTGTACGACTTCGCCGACGCCGTCCGCGCAGGAATGCGTGAACGGGAAACCGACCTGCGGACCGCCCTGGGCGTGGAGTCCGCGGAATTGGTCCGCCGCTGA
- a CDS encoding DUF948 domain-containing protein: MSGGDIAGLIAAGVFALLVLLLAVPILKLGKVFDEVRTAIRSISDGATPLMDEVTATVSTTNQQLKKVDGISSNVSDASANISALSSLVAATVGSPLIKVAAFSYGVRSAFANRRKPAAGRRSR, from the coding sequence ATGTCTGGTGGCGATATTGCCGGCCTGATCGCTGCCGGGGTGTTTGCGCTCCTGGTGCTGCTGCTCGCGGTCCCGATCCTGAAGCTGGGTAAAGTCTTCGACGAGGTGCGGACCGCCATCAGGTCCATCAGCGACGGCGCCACGCCCCTGATGGACGAGGTGACGGCTACCGTCTCCACCACCAACCAGCAGTTGAAGAAGGTGGACGGTATCTCGTCCAACGTCTCCGATGCGTCCGCGAACATTTCCGCCCTGTCCTCGCTTGTGGCCGCCACCGTCGGTTCGCCGCTGATCAAGGTCGCGGCGTTCAGCTACGGCGTGCGCAGCGCCTTCGCCAACCGCCGGAAGCCCGCTGCCGGCCGCCGCAGCCGCTAG
- the rpsD gene encoding 30S ribosomal protein S4, translating into MANNTRARRQARLSRSLGIALTPKAAKYMERRPYGPGEHGRARKKQDSDYAVRLREKQRLRAQYGIREAQMTRAFEEARRTKGLTGENLIELLEMRLDALVLRAGFARTIAQARQLVVHRHIMVDGIRVDRPSFRVGEGQLVHVHSRSETMVPLQVAAAGAHRDVLPAVPAYLDVKLEALQARLVRRPKRSEIPVTCEEQLVVEFYAR; encoded by the coding sequence GTGGCTAACAACACTCGTGCTCGCCGTCAGGCCCGCCTCTCGCGGTCCCTCGGCATCGCTCTGACCCCCAAGGCCGCCAAGTACATGGAGCGCCGCCCGTACGGCCCCGGTGAGCATGGCCGTGCCCGCAAGAAGCAGGACTCCGACTACGCCGTACGTCTGCGCGAAAAGCAGCGCCTGCGCGCCCAGTACGGCATCCGCGAAGCACAGATGACCCGTGCCTTCGAGGAAGCCCGCCGCACCAAGGGCCTGACCGGTGAAAACCTCATCGAACTGCTCGAAATGCGCCTCGACGCCCTGGTCCTGCGTGCCGGTTTCGCCCGCACCATCGCCCAGGCCCGCCAGCTGGTTGTGCACCGTCACATCATGGTTGACGGCATCCGCGTTGACCGCCCGTCGTTCCGCGTCGGCGAGGGCCAGCTGGTCCACGTCCACAGCCGCAGCGAGACCATGGTTCCGCTCCAGGTTGCCGCAGCCGGTGCACACCGCGATGTCCTGCCTGCCGTTCCGGCCTACCTGGACGTCAAGCTGGAAGCCCTGCAGGCACGCCTGGTCCGCCGCCCCAAGCGCTCGGAAATCCCGGTGACCTGCGAAGAGCAGCTCGTCGTCGAATTCTACGCACGCTAA
- a CDS encoding replication-associated recombination protein A, with product MDDLFGHGPENDDDDGPVAGVSTGSRGKGSPRSPLAVRMRPRTLDEVVGQQHLLGQGSPLRQLAAGAGADTTGPAGPTSLILWGPPGTGKTTLAHVIARGPGRKFVELSAITAGVKDVRRVMDDALTARDLYKTTTVLFLDEIHRFNKAQQDALLPGVENRWVVLVAATTENPSFSVVSPLLSRSLHLTLKPLTDADIEGLLVRAVEDPRGLGGKVRLSDDALDHLVRLSGGDARRALTALEAAAGVAFGDADDVERSVGEDSAADVPATAEPVIVELRHTERALDAAAVRYDRAGDQHYDVISAFIKSIRGSDVDAALHYLARMLEAGEDPRFVARRIVISAAEDVGMADPTALQTAVAAAQAVQLIGMPEGRIILAEAVVHLATAPKSNAAYMGINKAIADVRAGLGVGIPAHLRDAHYPGSKQLGHGVGYKYAHDAPHAVATQQYPPDDLVGRDYYQPTGNGAERDIAQRLERLRKIVRGK from the coding sequence GTGGATGATCTCTTCGGGCACGGGCCGGAAAACGACGACGACGACGGTCCGGTCGCCGGGGTAAGCACCGGTTCCCGGGGCAAGGGTTCACCGCGCAGCCCGCTGGCCGTCCGGATGCGTCCGCGCACCCTGGATGAGGTAGTGGGCCAGCAGCACCTGCTGGGCCAAGGGTCCCCGCTGCGGCAGCTGGCCGCAGGCGCCGGAGCGGACACCACCGGCCCGGCGGGTCCCACCTCCCTCATCCTGTGGGGACCGCCCGGCACGGGCAAAACCACGCTGGCCCACGTCATAGCCCGCGGACCCGGGCGGAAATTCGTGGAGCTGTCCGCCATCACCGCAGGCGTCAAAGATGTACGCCGCGTGATGGACGACGCCCTGACCGCCAGGGACCTGTACAAGACCACCACAGTGCTGTTCCTTGACGAGATCCACCGCTTCAACAAAGCCCAGCAGGACGCGCTCCTGCCGGGCGTCGAAAACCGATGGGTGGTCCTGGTGGCGGCCACCACGGAAAATCCCTCCTTTTCGGTGGTCTCGCCCCTGCTGTCCCGCTCCCTGCACCTCACGCTCAAGCCCCTCACCGACGCCGATATCGAGGGCCTCCTGGTGCGCGCCGTGGAGGACCCGCGCGGGCTGGGCGGCAAGGTCCGGCTCAGCGACGACGCACTGGACCACCTGGTCCGGCTGTCCGGCGGGGACGCGCGCAGGGCGCTCACCGCGCTGGAGGCCGCGGCGGGCGTGGCTTTCGGTGACGCGGACGACGTCGAACGTTCCGTGGGGGAGGACAGCGCAGCTGACGTGCCGGCCACCGCGGAGCCGGTCATCGTTGAACTGCGCCACACCGAACGCGCCCTGGACGCCGCCGCTGTCCGCTATGACCGCGCCGGCGACCAGCACTACGACGTCATCAGCGCCTTCATCAAGTCCATCAGGGGCTCGGACGTTGACGCCGCCCTGCATTACCTCGCCCGGATGCTGGAAGCGGGGGAGGATCCGCGGTTCGTGGCCCGGCGGATCGTCATTTCCGCCGCAGAGGACGTGGGCATGGCTGACCCCACCGCGCTGCAGACCGCCGTGGCCGCGGCGCAGGCGGTGCAGCTGATCGGGATGCCGGAGGGGCGGATCATCCTGGCTGAAGCCGTGGTCCACCTGGCCACCGCACCAAAATCGAACGCGGCCTACATGGGCATCAACAAGGCCATCGCCGACGTGCGGGCAGGCCTCGGAGTCGGGATTCCGGCGCACCTGCGGGACGCGCACTACCCCGGGTCCAAGCAGCTGGGACACGGCGTGGGCTACAAGTACGCCCATGACGCCCCACACGCAGTGGCCACCCAGCAGTACCCGCCGGACGACCTGGTGGGCCGGGACTACTACCAGCCCACCGGCAACGGCGCGGAAAGGGACATCGCCCAGCGGCTGGAGCGCCTGCGGAAGATTGTGCGGGGCAAGTAG
- a CDS encoding acVLRF1 family peptidyl-tRNA hydrolase gives MPAPAAANGPPSVRTAFVPGARLAGWADRFGASHGGYTLQDNDDGLRLVAADGTGALLQAPWPADGRPGRGSGPLERLAALASQPRPLGLLLVRRGGYGIGVASEGVLLASKAGTRYVQSRTAAGGQSQQRFARRRSNQADALVSAVAQQAAEVFCAATFEYVVPGGDRTLADLVLEEPALRDYARLPRLAYLDVAEPRAAVLKKAAADACSVRITVTDPPG, from the coding sequence ATGCCTGCCCCCGCCGCCGCCAACGGTCCGCCCTCCGTCCGGACCGCGTTCGTGCCCGGTGCCCGGCTGGCCGGCTGGGCGGACCGGTTCGGCGCCTCACACGGCGGGTACACGCTGCAGGATAACGACGACGGCCTCCGCCTTGTGGCGGCTGACGGCACCGGGGCGCTGCTGCAGGCGCCGTGGCCGGCTGACGGGCGGCCGGGACGCGGCAGCGGGCCACTGGAGCGGCTGGCCGCGCTTGCGTCCCAGCCGCGCCCGCTGGGACTGCTGCTGGTGCGGCGGGGCGGCTACGGCATCGGGGTTGCCAGCGAGGGTGTGCTGCTGGCGTCCAAGGCAGGCACCAGGTACGTCCAGTCGCGCACAGCTGCGGGTGGCCAGTCCCAGCAGCGGTTCGCGCGCCGCCGCTCCAACCAGGCGGACGCGTTGGTGTCGGCAGTGGCACAGCAGGCGGCCGAAGTCTTTTGCGCAGCTACCTTCGAGTACGTGGTGCCGGGCGGCGACCGGACCCTGGCCGACCTGGTCCTGGAGGAACCGGCCCTGCGTGATTACGCCCGCCTGCCGCGCCTCGCCTACCTGGACGTGGCGGAGCCCCGGGCCGCTGTCCTGAAGAAGGCCGCGGCGGACGCCTGCTCGGTCCGGATCACGGTGACCGACCCGCCAGGCTGA